From the Halopelagius longus genome, the window CCTAGAGAGAACGTATCTACCATCTATTTCTCCGCAGGTACGGTGATCTATGTTCTTTATTTCGTCTATTACCGGTACATAAGTGACAGATGAATAACGAATTGAAGGTATATCGTGCGAAGCGGGACCTCACACAGGGAGAGCTCGCCAAAGAGGTCGGAGTGACCCGGCAAACGATTAATGCAATCGAAACGGGACGTTATGACCCTTCACTCGACCTTGCATTCAAGCTTGCAGAATACTTTGACTGTTCAGTAGAGGACCTTTTTACACGGGAATGACTGTCGATAGCTTTTCTCGATATGACGCTCTACGTTAGACCATCGTAAAGCCCGAACAAGTGAGAAGGGTCAAGCAGTCGCTTCGAGTTCCTCGTTCCACTCGGTTTCGAAGAGTTGTGAGTCACACGCCGTGCATGATGCCGCGATGACATCGTATGATCGGCAGCACGACTCCACAACATCATCTTCAAGCCGTATATCACCTTCACAGGCAGGGCATTTCTCAAGGAAAACGCGGAGACTCATTAGTATTCTCGCCTTTTCGGCGAAGGTCATCTTCTTCCAACTCGGTGACCGCTGCACGAGTTCGTTCGCAGCAGCAACGTCAGCAGTTATCGCTGCTGTAGAATCCCACTGACCGACCACTTCGCCATTTTTATGAGCGATAACCGAATCACCGCTCTGCTCAAAGTTCAAGTGGTTATTGACGCCGCTTATCGTGCTTCTAATTTCATTGATACCAGGGTTTGTAACGGACTGCATTCCACTGCGCCATGATTGTTCGAAACTCGAAGAGAGTTCGAGGTCTGTCCCGTCCTCGGTGGGTTCGACGGCATTGCACTCTAGTAATACAGCTTCTGGATTCACTCTGACCTCTGTGTCAGAGGATCGGTTCGGCGCCTCCTTGTCGAACCAGCGAAGGACCCCGTCCGGAACGTATCGCTTGGTAAGTTTTGGAGTACCCGGAACGAGATACCCGCGCAGGTAGATAGTAAGCATGGAAGCGAGAAACACGGTTGGCCCGAGGACCGGCGAAATGATTGATGCGAGAACACTTATGAATATTGCGATTGCGGTATTAACGATTGTGCAGGGAGTACATCGGTTTTTTCCGGTGTACTCCGGTTGTCGAAGCCGTTGGACTGACATCGTACGTAGCAAAACGGTCAGGCGAATATTAATGCATGGTCTGCTCAGCGAGTGATATTCGCACATGCCTCAATGGTTGGTTTTACTCATGGAATACATTGATACTGAAACCGTCTAATTTTCAATTGCAGCATGTCGAAAGAACACGATAGAGACAAACCGCAGGAGACGAAGAGTTCGCTAAATAGACGTAGTTTCGTCAAGGCTGTTGGCACATCCAGTATCGCAGTTGGGGCACTGGGTTCGCAGGTCGCTGCAGCGGAGCAAGCGACTGATTCGGATCTGGAACGTGCTCTTCACTCGCCAGGCGTCCAATCCATTCTCGACGAACTCAACGACCCAGAACTAGGCGAAGCGAAGCATCAAGTCCAACAACTGGACGGATCCAACTCAGAGCTAGAACTGGTGACGATCTCTGTGGAGTTCGGGAAGATCATCTATGCAGAGGTCGACAATCAGGAGAGTGCACAGTTCCACTTCGGGAACGATCTCAAAGGTTCGGTTCAGAACGAGCTACCGGACAAATATCAGGACTTCCCGAGCGGAAGTGACCCTCTACTCCTCGGCAAAGAAGATGACGTGGTCTTTCGAAGGTCCGCGACGAGTCAAGAGCGTGAGATTGTCGGGCAAATAGCCGACATCGACGACGAAGCGATGGTTACTACTGGATCCGATATCGACGACTTCCTCATCACGAAGAGCGACGAGTCGGCTCATTCATTCAACCTGACCTTCGAGGAAGAATTCGACAGTACCACCGATGAACTGGGAGTCGATGTCTCCATCAATCAAAAGAGCGCAACCCTGAGCCCGCAGATCAGAACGCAGGAGCAGAACTGTGGTCCGGCCCTTGGAGACTGTCTCGCCTCGGGGGCAGGGTGTGCAGCGTGTTCAGGAACGTGTGCTGGTGCTCCGACCGGTATTGGTGCAGTCGCTTGTGCTGCCTGTCTCCAAGGGGTCTGTGTTGGAGTCGCAGGTGTAGAGTGTGCACAAGCATTCGGCGTTTGTCTCTCCTAACTGGACCACCATCCCTCGGTCCCTTAATTTTAAGAATGGGTAGTAGTTCAAATTGTTGTAAGAGGTTAAGAGACATCTCCCACATGCGATCGGAGCGACAGCTTACAGGCGGACCGCACGCCGGTTTGTCGACGAAGGATAGCGATCTCGGAGGTCGTTACTATCAAACTAGTCGTCTACTGTCTCAGAGAGCGGCATGATTCCTTCTACCTGGTGATCCGCCCTACTCAGTAGATAATTAATTTCCTGAGCACGGCCTTCTCTGGTGGTGAGAGTAGGACGGATATCCTTGTGCAGAATACCAGCGGTGAATTTATACTCTACGGGAAAGAGAATCATATAGGATCAGATGACAAAAAGAGAATTGACACGCTCGTCGACACCGTCACAAAGAAAGGAACAGTACGATACACTCCAGTTCTTTACCAGCTCTCCGAACCGATATCGTATTCTTGCTGCGCTGGAGCAGTGTCCTCGTACAGCCGATGGATTACAAAACACCATCGACTCACATCGGACGACTCTCCGTCGAAATATCCGAGAATTAGTGAAACGGGGTTGGGTCGATGAAGAATCTACGTCGAACCAATACCGGATTACTCCTACTGGCAGTCGGTTGAAGCGATTGCTTGATTCACTGTTTGAAGAAGTAGAAAAAGTGAGACAGGCGAAATCTGTCCTCTCAAGGCTTCCCGAGGATATCGATCTAACCCCTGAAGCAATAGAAAATAACGAAATAAGAACCAGCAGCCAGAGCACTCCTTTTTTGCCTCTAAATACTCTTATTGGTATTATTGACGATTCGAATGTGGTTAAGATATATACACCGTCATTGAATCCACGTCTGCTCTCGGCTCTCGACAATCGAGAGCCGCTGAAAGAACTTGAATTCATAGGTAGAAAAAGTGCGTTTAGAATCGTTGAACAATCAGTAGTCGATTCTCTCAAAGAACCAGAAAGCCATAGAGTGCTCAGTGCCACCGAATTACCGACGTACGGTATCTGCTTGACTTCGGACAATGCATCATTAATCACGTATAATGAGGAGATGCGGATGAGCAGTATCGTAGTCTCAGATGGTACAAATCAGCTATCCAACTGGCTTAATCAGCGATACGAGTCGATCAAGGCAGTAGTCGAAAGGGACAACGCCCTTGTGTAGCTCAGTATGGTTCACGGGGAATAATCTCCTGCTCGGTACTCTGAATCCGCTTCGTATACGATATTCACATCGAGGTTCAAGAGCGTCGGAAACGCTGCTTTCGAGCCAGATACGAAAAATACAATATATTCTTTAGTGGATCCTTTTCAGAAGTCGCTTAAGATTAAGATGACCGGCTCCGTGATACTTTGAGCCCCCCGGCCCACTAACTGCTGTCTCTTTGAGATATTCAGTTACTTCGTCTGGAGTGCTTCGGGGACGAAGAGAACGTATCAGAGCTATAGCACCCGCTACTTGTGGAGCAGCCATCGACGTGCCCGCTTTCCATCCATAGGCCGGAACGATCTCATCCGACTGAGTTCGCTTGTATATCGTCGAATACACGTAATCGAGATGCGCTTTAGGATTCGTGTCTCGGGACCCGGGTACGTAATTACCACCGGATGCACTGAGATCAATACCGTCCCCGTAGTTCGTAAATTCACTCGGATACGTTGACGGTTTTTCTAATCGATCCCCTTTGAGCCACTTCTGCTCGTTGTTATCGTGCTTGTCTCCCCAACCAAATCCAATCGGGCCAGTCGAAGCGACACTAAATATCCCATCAACCTCCGATGGGAGACTCACAATGTCTTCTTTACCAATGTCTACGGCACTATTACCTGCGGAAGTCACGATCAACATCCCGTTTTGCTTCGCGTAGTCGGCCACTCGACGATACGATTCTCTGATGAACGATGCATAGTATCCGGGGTTGAAAGGAGAGAATCCAAGACTGATATTCGCTACGTCACATCCTTTGTCTGCTGCGGCCATAATTGCAGCAAGGGTATCTCCAGTTGTTCCCCAAGCGTTTGAAAAAACGCGGAGAGCAACGATTTCTGTATTTGGTGCCGTTCCGAGAACCCCACCGGTTGGTCCAGTATTGCTGTTTGTAGCTGCAATAGTACCGGCCACGTGAGTACCATGCGACCCTGCGCCATTGGGACGGAAGTCGTATTCGTCAGAAGTGAAGTTCTCAGATAAGTCTTCATTCACTACAGACGTGAGATCGGGATGTTGATCGAATACACCATCGTCGATGACAGCAACTCGTGTCCCTTC encodes:
- a CDS encoding helix-turn-helix transcriptional regulator — protein: MNNELKVYRAKRDLTQGELAKEVGVTRQTINAIETGRYDPSLDLAFKLAEYFDCSVEDLFTRE
- a CDS encoding helix-turn-helix domain-containing protein — protein: MTKRELTRSSTPSQRKEQYDTLQFFTSSPNRYRILAALEQCPRTADGLQNTIDSHRTTLRRNIRELVKRGWVDEESTSNQYRITPTGSRLKRLLDSLFEEVEKVRQAKSVLSRLPEDIDLTPEAIENNEIRTSSQSTPFLPLNTLIGIIDDSNVVKIYTPSLNPRLLSALDNREPLKELEFIGRKSAFRIVEQSVVDSLKEPESHRVLSATELPTYGICLTSDNASLITYNEEMRMSSIVVSDGTNQLSNWLNQRYESIKAVVERDNALV
- a CDS encoding S8 family peptidase; this translates as MTQHSRRAFLQVIGATGVIGFGNRTVSSRSHRSRYLVDLQEVSRNDLPSRTTIIHDLPEIDLLVVSGDRSKLERGTAMVPDLEVTQDNAGPAAEYAGPSTETKWENHNHDGPAKNTEFQWDKRVQNVGDLTDKPGGGKFIHDVTKGEGTRVAVIDDGVFDQHPDLTSVVNEDLSENFTSDEYDFRPNGAGSHGTHVAGTIAATNSNTGPTGGVLGTAPNTEIVALRVFSNAWGTTGDTLAAIMAAADKGCDVANISLGFSPFNPGYYASFIRESYRRVADYAKQNGMLIVTSAGNSAVDIGKEDIVSLPSEVDGIFSVASTGPIGFGWGDKHDNNEQKWLKGDRLEKPSTYPSEFTNYGDGIDLSASGGNYVPGSRDTNPKAHLDYVYSTIYKRTQSDEIVPAYGWKAGTSMAAPQVAGAIALIRSLRPRSTPDEVTEYLKETAVSGPGGSKYHGAGHLNLKRLLKRIH